CGTCGGGACCTTTTACCGGCTGGTCCATCCAGATATCGACAGGCTGCCCCGGCTTGCCGGAGGCGTCCACCGGGATGCGATAGAGCTTGTTGAAGATTACGTTGTTCACGTAGAGCGTACCGTTCAGGAAGGTAATGCCATCGACGCCCTGAAGCACGCGATGCTCCAGGTAAAGCTCCGCGCTGGAGGCCCCGGCCGCCAGCCTGTAGATTCTACCGGTGGCGGTGTCCGTAATGTAGAGCGCCTTGTCGGGGCCGATCGCGAAATCGTTGCACGTCGTATTGTCGCCGGGCAGGTTCCAGCGGACCTTCGGCGCGCCGGTAGTGAGATCAAAGCCTCGCAGTGCGGTGTGTCGCTGCACCGGAGTGATGTTCGGCACCGGGGTTAGCTGGCAGGTCCACAGCGTATTGTTGGCGGCATCGGCCAGCATACCGAAGAAAAACGTTCCCGGACCTTCGGCGCTGGCGTCGATGAACTTCTCGGCGGTGGATGCGCCCGAGCGCACCTTGTAGACGAATGGCGAACTGGCGCTGCCAACGATCAGCATGCCGCCAGGTGCCACGGTCAAACTTTCCGGCTGCGATTTCGCGTCGGCGATCAAAATGTCAGCGGCGGACGCGGCTTGCGAAAGGCTTGCCACAAGAGCAGAGCAGATGGCGAGGCGTCGAACGTTCGAGATAAACATCGTGAAATCTCCTCAGGGTTGATCTTTCATGTCACCGATAAATCCTTGAACAGGCCAGGATTCGAAGGAAGTAACGCAAGCCATGTTTGATCGGCCAGCCCAGTATACGGAATCATCTTGATTACAAGTCGTTTGCCGGTGTTCTCGGGCTAGGGTATTTCGGCTCTGGCCGCTTATCGGTAGCAAAATTATATGATTTGAATTGAGATAGGCGCGCATGATTCTTCGGCATCTGGAATTTCTTACAGCCTTGGCACGTGAAAAGCACTTTGCGCGCGCGGCAGCTTGTTGTCGTGTGACGCAGTCGACACTCTCTGCTGGGATTAAACAGATGGAGGAGAGTCTCGGTGTTCTGCTGGTCGAGCGCGGACAGCGCTTTGTGGGGCTTACTCCTGAAGGAGAGAAAGCCCTTGAATGGGCCAAGCATGTGATCGCAGACTATGAAGGTCTGCAACAGGGCTTGTCTGAGATGCGGCGGGGACTGACGGGATATCTGAAGGTTGGGGCGATCCCGGTTACGCTGCCAATCATCTCGCTGCTCACTACGCCATTCGCCAAGCATCATCCGCAGACCCATACAGTCATCCGCAGCCTGACCTCGATTGAAATCCAGAGAGGCATTGATGAGCTGACGCTCGATATAGGAATGACGTATCTCGACAACGAGCCGCTTGCGAGGGTGCGCCGGCTCCAGCTCTACACCGAGCATTACGTCTTCCTGACTCGGGTGAGTCCGAGCATGCAAGGACGTAAGACGATTCCGTGGCTGGAGGCGGCGAGTTATCCCCTTTGCCTGCTGACCTCCGATATGCAGAACCGCAGGATTATCGACACACACTTCCGAGAGGCAGGAGCAGAGGTCCATGCAGCTATCGAGACGAACTCACTCATCACGTTGTGGTCGCACTTGAAGTTCGGTCAGTGGTCCACCGTTGTGCCGAACTCCTTTCTGTCCTTGATTGGAGAGGTTGATGGGCTTACTTCGCTCGCACTTGTCGAACCGGAGGCTTCTCATGTGGTTGGCCTCGTTGCCTCGGATCGAGACCCCTTACCTCCTATTGCCCGGGCTTTTCTGGATGCGGCAAAACTGATCGACCTTCGTAAAGAGGTGGACAAGCAGATGAACCGTTCAACGACGTGAGTTATCGGACTGTAACGATGATCGAAATCTTCGATTGGCCCATTGAAGTCCTTTGTTTGACCATCGTGATTGCGGTTTGAGAGCGTTGTTTCCGTAAGTAATTGGAGGAAGCAATGGCAAAGATACTTTGTGTGCTTTACGACGATCCCGTTACCGGTTATCCCAAGAGCTACGCTCGCAACGACATTCCCAAGATCGACCACTATCCGGGTGGGCAGACGGCTCCTACTCCGGAGGCGATTGACTTCACCCCCGGCGAATTACTCGGCAGTGTCTCCGGCGAGCTTGGTTTGCGCAAGTACCTCGAAGGTCTTGGCCACACCCTTGTCGTCACGTCGGATAAGGAAGGCGCAGACTCGGTCTTCGACCGTGAGTTGCCCGACGCGGACATTGTCATCTCGCAGCCATTCTGGCCCGCCTACCTGACACCGGAGCGCATCGAGAAGGCAAAGAAGCTGAAGCTGGCGATTACGGCCGGCATCGGATCCGACCATGTCAATCTTGAAGCCGCCATCAAGCACGGCATCACCGTTGCCGAGGTGACGTACTCCAACAGCATCAGCGTCTCCGAGCATGTGGTGATGATGATCCTCTCTCTGGTGCGCAACTACCTTCCGTCGTACGAATGGGTTCTCAAGAGCGGCTGGAATATTGCGGACTGCGTCGAACGTTCTTACGATCTCGAAGGGATGCACGTGGGCACGGTTGCCGCGGGCCGCATTGGACTCGCGGTGCTGAAGCGCCTGAAGGCCTTCGACGTGAAGCTGCACTACTTCGATCAGTATCGGCTTCCGGAGAGCGTCGAGAAGGAGCTTGGCCTGACTCATCACACGAGCGTTGAAGACATGGTCAAGGTCTGCGATGTGGTGACGATCAATGCGCCGTTGCACCCGGGCACGCTCGACCTGTTCAACGATGAGTTGATCGGCAAGATGAAGCGCGGCGCTTACCTTGTGAACACCGCGCGTGGCCTGATCTGCAATCGTGATGCGGTTGTTCGCGCGTTGGAGAGCGGACAGCTGGCCGGATATGCCGGTGATGTCTGGTATCCGCAGCCCGCTCCGCAGGATCATCCCTGGAGGACGATGCCGCATCATGGGATGACCCCGCACATCTCGGGCACATCGCTCTCCGCTCAAACCCGCTATGCGGCAGGCACGCGCGAGATACTGGAGTGCTTCTTCGAAGGGCGTCCCATCCGAGATGAGTACCTGATCGTGGATGGCGGCAAGCTCGCTGGTGCTGGAGCGCACTCCTATACCGTGAAGAAGTAATGTATCGTCTAACGCAAACTAAGACGGGCGAAGGCGACTTCGCCCGTCAACCTTTTAGGAGCAAGAGATGACACGAGAAGAACTCACCGCGAAGGTACTGGATGCCAAGCGAAAGCAGGGCCTTTCGTGGAAGCAGATTGCAGAAGCCATCGGAGGGATCGCCGATCTTGTATACGGCTGCGCTGCTCGGCCAGATGACGCTGACAAAGGACGAAGCTGGCAAGCTTGCGAAGCTGCTGGACCTGGAGGAATCGGAAGCAATCCAGCTTACTGAACCGCCCTATAGAGGTTCGCTATCGACAGTCCCTCCGACAGATCCGTTGATCTATCGCTTCTATGAACTGATACAAACCTACGGCACTACCTGGAAGGCACTTATCGAGGAAGAGTTCGGGGACGGCATCATGAGCGCGATCGACTTCGGTATGGCAATCGAACGTGAGGAGAACCCGAAGGGTGACCGCGTGCGCATCACTATGTCCGGCAAGTTTCTCTCTTATAGACGCTACTAAATGATTCCTGCATTGTGTTCTGATAGGCATGTGAAGCTGCTAAAACCAGATGTCCGAGGAGTGGAAGTGGATGCGGAGACCCGATGCGTCCATTACCACTCTCCGCTCGACATCATTGCTATCAAGATGGCTTGCTGCGGCATCTACTATGCCTGCAAAGACTGCCACGAAACTCTAGCTGGCCATGCCATTGAAGTCTGGCCGCATGCAGAGTGGAATGTTCGAGCGGTTCTTTGTGGTGCGTGCGGGTGCGAGTTGACGATCCACGAATACATGGACAGCGGATACTCGTGCCCGCACTGCAAGGCTGGCTTTAACCCCGGCTGCAGGAACCATTACCGCTTCTACTTTGCACCCGAAGATAGAGCTTGAGTGCGTTTCATAAAGCTGCCCACGATAGCCGCGCACTCTTCGAGGAACTCCTTGTCTCGCGGTGAGAAGGCAGCGAGGTCGTGACTGTCGATGTCAATTTCACCGACCACAGCATCATTGACTCGAATGGGAACGACGATCTCGGATCTGGTCTCCAGCGAGCAGGCGAGATAGCGTGGATCTGAGTTGACATCGTCCACGATAACCGTATCGTTTTGCGCCACAGCAGCTCCACAGATTCCTTGATTCACGGGAATACGCACATGCTCAGTTGGCGCTCCACGAAACGGTCCCAGGACCAGCGTCTCTGGATCGTCGGGATCGAGCATATAGAAGCCCGTCCAGTTGTAATAAGACAGGCGCTGCGGAATGATCTCAACGATGAAGTTCTGCAAAGACGCAAGATCGTTTGCGGACTTCGCACACGTGTTCACTTCGGAAAGAATCTGAGCGAAGGTATTCTCGGACATACTTCTATTCTGCACCTTGTGGGCTAGGTAAACTTCACAAACTTAAGTGCCACTGAATTCATGCAATAACGCAGGCCCGTCGGCTTTGGTCCATCATCGAAGACATGTCCGATATGGGCGTCGCAGCGTTTGCACGAAACCGCGATGCGCCCCATTCCCAGGGACATGTCGATACTTTCACGAACATTTTCTTTGGCGATGGGCTGCCAAAAGCTGGGCCAGCCCGTATCCGATTCAAATTTTGTATCGGAGCTGAAAAGCGCGGTATCGCAGCAGATGCAGCGATAGAGCCCTTTGTCGTGGAGATTCCAATACTGACCGGAGTAAGGCCGTTCGGTGCCCGCCCGCCGCGTGATTCCGTATGCGTCAGACGATAGCTGCTGTTTCCATTCGGCATTGGTCTTGACAATCACCGGAACACTGACCGTCTCTTTCCGCTGCCCTGAGTCGGAGAACTCAACGATATTGACTGCTTTAGGGCTTCCAGCCATCGCTTCGACAGAGTTGATTCCATATCGCAGTTTTAAGGCAAGCGCAGTCACAGCACCACCTCCGGCGACAAGGAACACTCTCCGACTCATGCTGCCATCTCGCTTCTGAATCATGATGCTCTCCTGTTGGCTCTCATCCGAAGGTGAAGGAGAAAGCCTGCACGCCCGGTTCCTGAAACTCGATCACGAAGGTGTGGTCTGTAATCGTACCCTTCTCTCTGACCAACTGATATAGGCGGTGTTCTGTCACGACGCCGTTGCCCTCCGCGTCCGTGTCTACTCCATGATTCGCTCCTGGAGCCTGCCCGTCGATGGTCACTCGAAAGTGAACTGGTCTTCCATCGGCTGTCGGACCAAGTACAAGATGCAGGTCGCGGGCGTGGAAACGAAAGGCGATCTTTCCCCCCGCAGATCCGAGCACAGCGACCTGCTGGTGATCGGTCCATTTGCCTGCAAGTCCCCACTCGTTTAATTTAGGACGATTCGGCTCAGAATAAAGCTGCTCGGCATCTCGCTTGATGCCGCCCGGCGACGCAAAATGTTCGGCACGGTCATAGCCAATATAGGTCTCAGGAGAGCGCACATCGCTCATGTCGGCAACCGCCTGAACCCCTTGCCCATGAACGCTAACAGTGCTGGCCGACATCGGCTTCGCGCCGGCCTCTTTCAGCAGCTCCTGTATCCAACGCTCCGATTGCTCGTATTCGCCCTCGCCGAAGTGCTCGTAGCGCACCTTTCCTTTAGCGTCGATAAAATAATGGGCGGGCCAGTATTGATTGTGGAACGCGCTCCAGATCGCATAGTTGTTGTCGAGGGGAACGGGATACGTGATTCCAAACTTATTGACTGCCTTCTGGACGTTTGGCATCTGTTTCTCGATGTCAAACTCCGGCGTATGGACGCCGATCACGACGAGGCCGCTGTCTTTATACTTCTCCGCCCAGGCACGAACATACGGAATGGCGCGGATACAGTTGATGCAGGAATAGTCCCAGAAGTCGACGAGGACGACCTTCCCCTTGAGCTGCTTTGCCGTCAAAGGCGTGGAATTGATCCAGCCGGTCGCGCCGGTCAGTCCGTATAACGGAGAGCTTCCAACGATGCTTAGCGGCTCCTGTGCCTGCGCCAAGGGGGAGCTGGCAACCGTAAAGCTCAGGACGGTCGCAATTGCAGCCACGATAGACAGGTTCATCTTTCTCCAACGAAAAACGGCAGTCATCTGGTTTTAGGCCCCTCCATCGGGCACTATAAATATAGTGAGGAACAGCCCCCCGTGCCAGACGAGATCGGTTCATTAGACATATCGGAAGAGAAAAAGGTTACAGAACTCCGCATTGCCCAGAACAAGGCGGAACGGCTCTTTCATGAGGTAGAAACGCGAGGGCTGGTCCGTGACGGTATCACTGAGAGCCAGCTCAACCAGGAGATCTATGACCTGGCGAAGGAGATGTACGGGATCTCAACGTACTGGCACAAGCGAATCGTTCGCGCGGGAGCCAATACACTGCTGCCTTACGCTGACAATCCGCCAGACCATACGCTTGGTGCAGATGAGATTCTTTTCCTCGATCTCGGTCCGGTGTTTGAAGAGTATGAAGCAGATTTCGGGCGCACCTTCGTTATCGGATCAGATTCTGTGAAGCTCAAGATGCGTGATGATGTGGCAAAAGCATTCGCCGATGGGAAACACTACTTCAAAGAGAATCCAGATATTACCGCAGATCAACTTTATGCCTATGCCGTTTCTCTTGCGGCGAAGTACGGCTGGGAGTTTGGCGGACCGATCGCGGGGCATCTGATCGGTCAGTTTCCGCATGAGAGGATCACTGAGGATAAGATAACTCTCTATATTCATCCGAAGAGCAGCCTGCCTATGCGCTCAACGGATGAGAAGGGCCAGATGCGCCATTGGATTTTGGAAATTCATTTCGTCGATAGAGCGCGCCAGATCGGCGGCTTCTTCGAAGAATTACTAACTGTAGGATAAACATCTCTCAGTCAATAGTCTGGAAACCTAAAGGATCTTCCGGCCCTGGAAATCACGAATCATCTGCTATGGTCGGCGATTGTGAGCACTCGCTGGTCTTGAATCAATAGTGCATTGCGTAAGATTGTGGAAACTGGCCCGTGGGAATCTCTGCCTTATTTTCAGTTTATATTCGATTGCCTCAGCCGATCTTTGCCCGCACGTGCACATGTTCTCCCGGAGCGAGATCTACCTCGACCTGCAGAGACGTTCGCCCCCAGCACTCCAAAGTGGAGAGGGCCTTAATAGAGACTCCCGAGGCCTGAAGGTCTTTGAGTGAAATACCCTTCCCCGGCGTCAGCACGATGGTAGCCGCATAACGATGGCAGTTGCGGTTTCGCACGAATGCGGATATCTCGCCTGGGGTTTTGGTCAGCTCGAGGTCAAAACTGGTCGCGCCGATCCGTGCACGATTCCAGGAAAAACTGTCCCATGGAATAAAAGGGGCAAAGTGTATGGAACGAGAACGGGCATCTACTGAAACACCGATGAAATTGTTGATCAGGCAGCAGAGATACACTGCCGCGCCCCATCCGCACTTTCTCGCGACGTCGCCTCGAAGCGGCATAGAAGGGTCTTTACTGCCGTAAGTATAGGGCCACCACCATGGGGAGCCATCCAGGTCCGTGAGAGAGCGAATGCGGTTGAGCCGATGCAGTATCTGGGGTTCGTCCGCGGCACCGGCAAGAGCGGTCGTCCAGCCCGGAAAGGTTGCGGAACTCCAGTTTGCGTTGTACCACCAGATGGCATCGAGCTCCGGCGAGTAGAGCGGGTTCTCCTTGGTCATGGCCAGAGATGCATGATGCAGGAGCCTGGGGTCGTCGGCCTTGCAGAATCCGTAGAAGGGCAGAAGGGTCGTCTCGCTCTCCTCCCCGTCATGGCCTTGTACGAAGCTGCCATCCTTATTGACCCCTTCGAAGAAGCGATCTCCATCAGGTCCTTTGCCAACGCAGTACGTGCTGATGGCGTCGTGGATGCTTTGCGCGACACTTGACCACTCATGCGCCAACGTATCGTCACCGTAGGCTTCGGCTGCAACCTGCGCCATTCCCATGAACGCGAACCAGGCAGCAACATTCGAGCCTGTGTGGTACTCCCCGCGAGCCTCTCCGTCGGAGAAGTAAAGAGAAGGAAAGAGCATGGGCGTGCCGCGACGGCTTGCGAGTACTTCATCGAAAATGCGGCGTGCCTGCTCCAATATCTCGGGGCGAGCGATGAAAAAGCTGCGGTCTCCCGTGGAGCGATAGTAAGCGCCTGCGAGTGACAGGCCGGAGACGGAGTTGCTGAGGGACTGGCTGATGCTCCCGGCTCCAGGGAACCGCGAGCGAGCGGGACCAGTTGTCTCCGTGGGGCATCCCCACTTGAGAAAGTAGGGGATGGAATCGGCACAGAGCGCAGGATCGAAGAGGCTCATCGCCAGCATAGAGTAGTAAGCATCGCGAGCCCAATTCACCTGGGTTATGCCGACGTCGCTGCCGAGGAAGCCTCCGCAGAATCTGCCGTCACGGGATCGCAGGGCAGACTGACGAGAAAGCTCCGCGAAGCGGATCACCGATTCGGCCACGAAGCTGTCCCGCGGAATCGACAACGTGCCATAGCCGATTCGGCGCACGTCAAGCGTATCTTCGAGCCATCGTGCGAGGCTTAAGGCGTTCAGCCGCGCGAGCGTTGCATCTGTTTCCTGCTCGTCTTCGCCCAGTATCCATGCGGTCGCCAGCACAGTGGAAGCGTGAGGGGCAATAGTCAGGGAGACTCCGTCAAAGTCGAATTGACCACTGTGGCCGAGATGATCGAAGAGCGCACAACGGGCGAGAGCACGGCTCTTCTTCTCGCCGGTAGCTTGTTCGTTCTGACTAAGAGACGAGTCAATTGAATGTGGATCGCCGGATCTCGGGGTATTGATCAGGCTCGCGCTGATGGGGGCCAGGCTCACTTGCCGCGTAATAGTTCCATCGTTGGTAAGAAGAGTGAGATTCAGAAGCGCTCGGGGGGAGCGGGCCGAGTCACTACGATCTACAGGAGCAAAGACAAGCTGGTGGATGCTCACATCGCCCTGACGGGATGTGAACAGTGGCAGGAGGTTTTCGAGCAGTGCAACTTTGACATGGCTGCTGGAGATCCCTCCCGATTCCACATGAGCCTGCATCGACCACGGCCCTCCGTAGAGGAGGAGTTTTCTGCTGTAGACGCCACCTTTGATCTGCTCTAGAGGAAGAGCTTCAACCCCGCAGCAGATACACGCTCGATGCACCTCACCGCGTGCCGTCAGTGAAGCCGCGATCTGATTGTTGGAGACATCGAAGCTCAATTCTGAGGCATCTTGTGTCAAGTCGCGGTAGAGGCTGCCGGTGGTGAGTGGAGCACCATCGGCTGCGAGGCCGAAGTTGATGCTTCGTGGAAGATGAAGAATATCCTTTACACGGAACGGCTTTGCGTGTCGGGTGTCCGGGGAAGCATCGCCCCTAGAGGTAGCGGCAATAGCAGCCAGCGCTTGAATGAATGTGCGTCGTGAAATCGTAGGAATCGTCAACGGTCTTCTTTTCCTGATTTTTCTGAGGGATGAATCCTGGGTAATTCAACTCCCCCTCTGTCGCTGCTCGTGATTGCAGCAGCGACAGAGGGGGAGTCAATACACAGTCAGTCCAGAGAGATTTAGAAGTGGAATCTCACAGCAAACTGGAGCACCCTAGGCGCAGTACCGGTACGCAAGGTCGTGATCTGACCGAAATTCGTATCGTTGATGTTGCTGTCGGGGATGCCAAAGGTAGTGCTGTTGAACAGGTTGAAAGCTTCCACCCGAAGGTTGAGGGCCATCTGGTCGTGAAGCAGTATCTCCTTGGCGAGCGCCGCGTCAAGATTGACATATGCCTGCGAACGCGTGGAGGGAAGGTTCCGCGGCGCGTTGCCGTAGGTGAACGCCGGGATGTTGGCGAACGCGGCCTTGTTCAGCCAGTTGGTAACGGTGGGGTGCGAGAGTGTTGGATTGCCCACGATGTTCGGCCGCGAGCCTCCGTATGCAGGAGCGTTCGCGGTCACGCTGATGACGTTGCCACTCTCCGCAGTGAGGATGCCGTTGAGCTGCCATCCACCGATCAGTTCTTTATAAATGTGGCTGCCGGTCTTGCCGAAAGGCAGGATGTAATTGCCTGAGACGACCAGGTGTTGTGGCAGGTTCGAGGTTGACACAGCCTTCTCGGCACCAAGGTCATCCCAGTTCTGGACGGTGTTGCTGCCGGTGTCGGCATAGATGTTTTCTCCGTTGCCAAGGTTGTTATCCAGCAGCTTGGAGAATGTATAGGAGGCGAGCAGGTAGAACTGATTGACCCACTGACGCCGCACCGTGGCCGTAGCAGCCTGATAGTTAGATCCCGCCCAGTTCGTCATCGCGGTGACTCCGGTGAACTGCGGGTAGCTCATCTCGAGCTGTCCGCGCTGCACCTGGGCAGCAGAGAGCGAGCCATTGGTGATGATACCAGCGTAGGGATTATCGACAAGTTGCTGTAGGGCAGTGCCCTGACCGAGATCGCCCTGGGGCAGATGATGGAAAGCGAAGTCCGCGGGGAGATGGAGCCCGTGTGTTCCGATGTAGCCGAACTCGATAGCCCAGTCTCCGACCTGCTGCTGCAGGTTGGCGCTCCACTGCTGCGCACTGCCGGTAGTGAGGTTGCGGACATTAGCAGTGATGCTTGAGCCAAGCCCCGTCAGCGGGCCGAGGGAGGCCCCCGTGAGAGGAACGATTCCCTGCGGAAAGGGATTGCTTAGCGTACCGCTGGGCTGGTTGCCATCGATCGAAGCGACGTAAGAGGTCTGACTGGTAAAGCCAGTCGATCCGAGCCGAACATAGCCGCCCGTCGTCGGTAGAAAGAAGAGACCGAAGCCGGTACGGAAGACGGTCTTCGGAGTAAAGCTATAGGCAACTCCTATGCGGGGGGCGAAGTTGTCCCACGTTGCATCGCGGTTGCCGCGGCCGACTCCATTGACTCCGACAAACTCGAGTCCTCCGGTAAGATTCAAACCGCTGGCGCTGTAGGCAAGGTTCGGATCGAAGTTGCTGATGCCGTTGTGACGGTCTGTCGTCCCGGCTTCGTGGTCGAAGCGCAGCCCGTAGTCCACGACGAGTTTGTGGGTCAGCTTCCAGTTATCCTGCGCGTAGAGAGACCAGTAATAGGTGGAGTAGGCGTAGTTCTGATGGCGATAAAGAGTGCCGCTGGCTGGACGTCCGAGCAGGAACGACGCCAGGTCGTATCCATTGGTAGCGGCTGCGGTGGGGCTTGGGCCTTTGGTGAAGTTGGCATCGAAGTTGAACTGCAATACGCCGCTGCCTTGGATTGCGTTCCACTGGTAGTCGCGCAGCTCAGCGCCGGTCTTGAAGGTATGAGTGCCTTTGACCCAGGTAACGTCGCCGCCGAAGGTGTAAGCGTTGTTCTCCTGCGTCGATGGGTCTGCCTGGTTGCTGCCGATGGATGAGGTGGTCGACATGGCAAAGAGAGGAAACTCGAGCAACTGCATCTCCGCGGCCAGCGAGGACGGGAACCCCAGTGTGCCGGGATCGAAGCCCTGGCTGATCGGGTTGCGAACCAGTCCGAAGCGGTTGAACCCGGCGTGAGCCTCGATCAACAGGCTTGAGGTGAGGGCGTTGGTGTAGAGAAACGCCAGACTGTTTCTGGGGTAGATCGTTGGGCCATAACCAGGGTCGGCGATGTTGTTGCTGCCGAAGTATCGCGGCGAGATCAGAGTTGCCTTATCCCAGGTGTAGCGTCCCGAAAGCCTTTGTGTAGGCGTTAGATATTCGTCCAGGCGAACCCCGAATGCATTGCGCGTGGTTGTCTGAACCCCATTGGCAAAGTAGTTGTTCACGTTGGTATACGGGTTCCCGGTAACGTTCGGCTCGGGATAGTAAGAGAGAATCTTGAGCGCAATCGGGTTCAGAAGCCCCTGCGGGATGACGTTGTCCTGGAACTGCATACGAGGAGCCTGGGTGGAGCCGGTGATGGGGTTGTAGATCGAAATGAGGCTGCCGGATGAGTTGAAGGTCTCGGAGAAGTCTCCGGCCCTCTGGCGATCGGTGGGGACGGTGTAGAAAGCGTTCGATCCGATCGTCTGGCGCGAGCCCTCGTAGTTGACGAAGAAGAACAACTTGTCAGGAAGGATGTGGCCGCCCAAGGCTCCGCCATACTGATTGAACTGCAGAGGAGGAATCGGCTTTTTCTGGTTTTTGCTGAAGTAATCGTTTGCATCGAAGACATTGTTCTCGGCGAACTCCCAGGCGGAGCCGTGGAACTGGTTAGTCCCGCTGCGCGAGATGTAGTTCACCGCTCCACCGGCGGTGCGTCCGTACTCCGCCGGTGCGTTGTGGGTGATGATGATGATCTCCTGAGTCGCATCCGGTGACAGAGGCACCATCGGGCCACCGCCAGTGGGAAGCTCGTTTGCATCTCCATCGAGAAGGAATGTGTTGAAGGATGGAGGCGCGCCGGCGATGGAGATCCGGCCATCGGTATTGGCCGACTGCGTATAGCTGCCGAAAGAGCCGATGGCCCGCACCGCTGGGGACAGAGCTACCAGCTCGGTGATATTACGGCCGTTCATCGGAAGATTCTGAATAGCCTCCTGATCAAGCGAGGTGCTGACCGCGGTCGTCTCCTGCTGCAGAGCCGGGGCCAGTGTGTTGACCTGCACGGAGGCTTGTTGCGAGCCAATGGCGACAGCCAGGTCCAGGCGGAGATCCTGGTTCTCGCCGAGAGCGACGCCGGTTCGGGTCATCTCGGAGAAGCCCCTGGCGTCGACCTGAACGGAATAGCTGCCGGGGGTAAGCGCCGAGATCGTATAGTACCCCTTGGCGTTGGTCTGGGCGACCCGATTGATATTCGTATTCAGGTTTCGCGCCTGCACCTGCGCGTTGGCAACGGCAGCTCCGCTCGGGTCGGAGATGAGGCCGGTCATGCTGCTCTGCCCCCACGCGTGGGAACTGGCCATCACGAGCAGGAGAACGAAGATTGTTCGACGGAGAAAGCCACAGGTCTCGCGGGAGAATCGCATCAGTGCCTCACAGATCATTGCGGGAATTTGTTCAGGGAGTGGAGAAAGAAGGCTCCAATCCCGAGGCTGAACGTAATTCACCGTGGCATCGGCGAAAGAGTGATTTGGGGGGATGCCCCCTCTGCAACCCCACGAATGACGCGGCATCTGCGACGTTTTATTGTGACAGAGCCACGGTGCAAGGATGGCCTGAAGGACGAGGCGTGGAGGCGCTCAAAGCTCGATTCATCGAACTGTAAGAATGTGGCACTAAGATGAAAGACACTCAAGCAGGCTGAGCTTTATGGCACTAGAGATTGCCACCGAACGAGATACTCAGGGCGATCCCCTCTCGCCCCAGCTTCCTCCCCTCGACGTCGATCCTTTCCTCGTTCGCGAGCAGTTGACTCGCATTCTGGGATGTGTCCACTTCAAGGGATCGGCCAGGATCTCGCGCTTTCTCCAATTTGTAACAGAAACGGTTCTAGAAGGTCGCGCCGATGAGATCAAGGAGACCTCGATCGGGGTCTCGGTCTATGATCGCGTGCCGACCTACGATCCGAAGGTCGATACCGTCGTGCGCAGCGAGGCGAGGCGGCTGCGCCGGAAGCTGGATCAATACTTCGAGGAGCAGGGCCATCTCGATAGGGTTCGGATCTCACTTCCGAAGGGCGGCTACGTCCCTGTCTTCACGCGAATCAGCGTCCAGCCAAGCGCAATTGAGGTATTGCAACCGAGTCCGGCGCTGCCGCAATCCTTGGTCGCACCCCAATCCGAACCAGTTCATCCCGAGCCGGTTCCTCGCAAAACCACCGCAGTAGATCC
This is a stretch of genomic DNA from Granulicella sp. WH15. It encodes these proteins:
- a CDS encoding carboxypeptidase regulatory-like domain-containing protein encodes the protein MASSHAWGQSSMTGLISDPSGAAVANAQVQARNLNTNINRVAQTNAKGYYTISALTPGSYSVQVDARGFSEMTRTGVALGENQDLRLDLAVAIGSQQASVQVNTLAPALQQETTAVSTSLDQEAIQNLPMNGRNITELVALSPAVRAIGSFGSYTQSANTDGRISIAGAPPSFNTFLLDGDANELPTGGGPMVPLSPDATQEIIIITHNAPAEYGRTAGGAVNYISRSGTNQFHGSAWEFAENNVFDANDYFSKNQKKPIPPLQFNQYGGALGGHILPDKLFFFVNYEGSRQTIGSNAFYTVPTDRQRAGDFSETFNSSGSLISIYNPITGSTQAPRMQFQDNVIPQGLLNPIALKILSYYPEPNVTGNPYTNVNNYFANGVQTTTRNAFGVRLDEYLTPTQRLSGRYTWDKATLISPRYFGSNNIADPGYGPTIYPRNSLAFLYTNALTSSLLIEAHAGFNRFGLVRNPISQGFDPGTLGFPSSLAAEMQLLEFPLFAMSTTSSIGSNQADPSTQENNAYTFGGDVTWVKGTHTFKTGAELRDYQWNAIQGSGVLQFNFDANFTKGPSPTAAATNGYDLASFLLGRPASGTLYRHQNYAYSTYYWSLYAQDNWKLTHKLVVDYGLRFDHEAGTTDRHNGISNFDPNLAYSASGLNLTGGLEFVGVNGVGRGNRDATWDNFAPRIGVAYSFTPKTVFRTGFGLFFLPTTGGYVRLGSTGFTSQTSYVASIDGNQPSGTLSNPFPQGIVPLTGASLGPLTGLGSSITANVRNLTTGSAQQWSANLQQQVGDWAIEFGYIGTHGLHLPADFAFHHLPQGDLGQGTALQQLVDNPYAGIITNGSLSAAQVQRGQLEMSYPQFTGVTAMTNWAGSNYQAATATVRRQWVNQFYLLASYTFSKLLDNNLGNGENIYADTGSNTVQNWDDLGAEKAVSTSNLPQHLVVSGNYILPFGKTGSHIYKELIGGWQLNGILTAESGNVISVTANAPAYGGSRPNIVGNPTLSHPTVTNWLNKAAFANIPAFTYGNAPRNLPSTRSQAYVNLDAALAKEILLHDQMALNLRVEAFNLFNSTTFGIPDSNINDTNFGQITTLRTGTAPRVLQFAVRFHF